A region from the Mycolicibacterium phlei genome encodes:
- a CDS encoding alpha/beta fold hydrolase, whose translation MTDISADDELAALDEFIFLPENAAQAGVDTVPPARRIDSGPISALKFGDAAPRVVFLHGGGQNAHTWDTVIVGLGEPALAIDLPGHGRSAWREDQDYGPKRNAEAIAPVIREHAPDAELVVGMSLGGLTALRLAVETDLVRRLVLVDVTPSAPERHTQMTDEQKGTVALVAGDRIFPSFEAMLEKTIAAAPHRDRESLRRGVFHNAKRLEDGTWTWRYDEMRNGAGFEGLWDDVPRLTVTTTLVRGARSFFVNDDDAAEFARRAPGFKDVHIVEDAGHSVQSDQPLKLIEILRAVLAE comes from the coding sequence GTGACCGACATCTCTGCCGATGACGAGCTGGCCGCGCTCGACGAGTTCATCTTCCTTCCGGAGAACGCGGCCCAGGCCGGGGTGGACACGGTGCCGCCCGCGCGGCGCATCGACTCCGGCCCGATCAGCGCGCTGAAGTTCGGCGACGCCGCCCCGCGGGTGGTGTTCCTGCACGGCGGCGGGCAGAACGCGCACACCTGGGACACCGTGATCGTCGGGCTGGGGGAACCGGCGCTGGCGATCGACCTGCCCGGCCACGGCCGCTCGGCGTGGCGCGAGGACCAGGACTACGGCCCCAAGCGCAACGCGGAGGCGATCGCGCCCGTCATCCGCGAGCACGCCCCCGACGCCGAGCTGGTGGTCGGCATGTCGCTGGGCGGGCTGACCGCGCTGCGGCTGGCCGTGGAGACCGATCTGGTGCGCCGGCTGGTGCTCGTCGACGTCACCCCGTCGGCGCCGGAGCGGCACACCCAGATGACCGACGAGCAGAAGGGCACCGTCGCGCTGGTGGCGGGCGACCGGATCTTCCCGTCGTTTGAGGCGATGCTGGAGAAGACGATCGCGGCGGCTCCGCACCGCGACCGGGAGTCGTTGCGGCGCGGCGTGTTCCACAACGCCAAGCGGCTCGAGGACGGCACCTGGACGTGGCGCTACGACGAGATGCGCAACGGTGCGGGTTTCGAGGGCCTGTGGGACGACGTGCCGCGGCTCACCGTGACCACGACGCTGGTGCGCGGCGCCAGGTCGTTCTTCGTCAACGACGACGATGCCGCCGAATTCGCCCGTCGCGCACCGGGTTTCAAAGACGTCCACATCGTCGAGGACGCCGGGCACTCGGTGCAGAGCGATCAGCCGCTCAAGCTGATCGAGATCCTGCGCGCGGTGCTGGCCGAGTAG
- a CDS encoding Ig-like domain-containing protein, whose amino-acid sequence MGAASAGVGAALMAFPLLGPQAVAVADPGTESSSTPASNAGSADPGATAPTGDTVTDTTADDPDGTLTDDTLTDDDDDAVLGDNLGEDLEEDLDEDLDDALAGLDDIEADSEPNEEELDEEPSAEPGEESGEEPALGTGADEQRPAGSNTAGTETSADVPAPGVEPTPAPESRGEVYHAAALVDGGEDTVTNSAASTLTITPQQAHEIAPVVTAGWLLKPYHDLTATLITNITLTLQNLIDALPVDGNFKALLEGALWTVRRGFFNLAPSAAPIQVTGILDGPITGTLGVIDPEGDPIYYVITRGPSEGSVVLNADGTYTYTPGENFDGVDTFEVFAMDLGIHVNLLDPLRPLGVGVPGLINQNAITYQFVYTTGAELWTPEYRAALEEAARQLTGYLRVQKPVVLTLEVSGINDAGAGYLAYATSDLVGDGHFRRTAVQHEILTGTDANGDTADGAIVWNFAYNWGAGDVIGANQYDLESTAMHELVHAMGFLSYLGEPGDNNYTAWPVFSSLIVTSTRKRTINSVGRWDTQYDPNLLGHNGGLYLGGTHAVDAYGGPVPLYTPDPWEEGSSTNHLDDNVFTGPNAQLMNAKAGKGPGIRTLSDIEVGILRDLGYFAVLLPEPGSQQSQLV is encoded by the coding sequence GTGGGGGCGGCCTCGGCCGGCGTGGGTGCGGCGTTGATGGCGTTCCCGCTGCTGGGACCGCAGGCCGTGGCGGTGGCCGATCCGGGCACCGAGTCGTCGTCCACTCCAGCCTCGAATGCCGGGTCGGCGGACCCGGGTGCGACGGCGCCGACCGGCGACACCGTCACCGACACCACCGCCGACGACCCGGACGGCACCCTCACCGACGACACCCTCACCGACGACGACGATGACGCCGTGCTCGGCGACAATCTCGGAGAGGACCTTGAGGAAGACCTCGATGAGGACCTCGACGATGCGCTCGCCGGGCTCGACGACATCGAGGCCGACTCCGAGCCGAACGAAGAAGAGCTGGACGAGGAGCCCAGCGCGGAGCCCGGTGAAGAGAGCGGAGAGGAGCCCGCCCTCGGGACCGGCGCTGACGAGCAGCGTCCCGCCGGCTCGAACACCGCCGGCACCGAGACCTCCGCGGACGTGCCGGCCCCCGGCGTCGAACCGACTCCCGCGCCGGAGTCCCGCGGCGAGGTGTACCACGCTGCCGCGCTGGTCGACGGCGGAGAGGACACCGTCACGAACTCGGCGGCGAGCACCCTGACGATCACCCCCCAGCAGGCGCACGAGATCGCGCCGGTCGTCACCGCCGGGTGGCTGCTCAAGCCGTACCACGACCTCACCGCGACGCTCATCACCAACATCACCCTGACGCTGCAGAACCTGATCGACGCGCTGCCCGTCGACGGCAACTTCAAGGCCCTGCTGGAGGGCGCGCTGTGGACGGTTCGGCGCGGGTTCTTCAACCTGGCCCCGTCCGCGGCGCCGATCCAGGTCACCGGCATCCTGGACGGTCCGATCACCGGGACCCTCGGGGTGATCGATCCGGAGGGCGACCCGATCTACTACGTGATCACCCGCGGGCCGAGCGAGGGCTCGGTGGTGCTCAACGCCGACGGCACCTACACCTACACACCGGGCGAGAACTTCGACGGTGTCGACACCTTCGAGGTCTTCGCGATGGATCTCGGCATCCATGTCAACCTGCTGGATCCGTTGCGGCCGTTGGGCGTCGGCGTTCCCGGACTGATCAACCAGAACGCCATCACCTACCAGTTCGTGTACACCACGGGTGCCGAACTGTGGACGCCGGAGTACCGGGCGGCGCTGGAGGAGGCGGCCCGGCAGCTGACCGGGTACCTGCGGGTGCAGAAGCCCGTGGTGCTCACCCTGGAGGTCAGCGGCATCAACGACGCCGGCGCCGGGTACCTCGCGTACGCCACCAGCGACCTGGTCGGTGACGGACACTTCCGGCGCACGGCGGTGCAGCACGAGATCCTCACCGGCACGGACGCCAACGGTGACACGGCCGACGGCGCCATCGTCTGGAACTTCGCCTACAACTGGGGCGCAGGCGACGTCATCGGGGCGAACCAGTACGACCTCGAGTCCACGGCCATGCACGAACTGGTGCACGCGATGGGCTTTCTGTCCTATCTGGGTGAACCGGGGGACAACAACTACACCGCGTGGCCGGTGTTCTCGTCGCTGATCGTGACGTCCACGCGGAAGCGCACGATCAACAGCGTCGGCAGGTGGGACACGCAGTACGACCCGAACCTGCTCGGGCACAACGGCGGACTGTACCTCGGCGGCACCCACGCGGTGGACGCCTACGGTGGCCCGGTCCCGCTGTACACCCCGGACCCGTGGGAAGAGGGCAGTTCGACGAACCACCTCGACGACAACGTATTCACCGGGCCGAACGCACAGCTGATGAACGCCAAGGCGGGTAAGGGCCCGGGCATCCGCACGCTCAGCGACATCGAGGTCGGCATCCTGCGCGATCTCGGGTACTTCGCGGTGCTGCTGCCCGAGCCGGGCTCGCAGCAGTCGCAGCTGGTCTGA
- a CDS encoding LLM class F420-dependent oxidoreductase, whose amino-acid sequence MSQPIRIGVQLQPQHSPRYSHIRDAVRRCEDLGVDIAFNWDHFFPLYGDPDGAHYECWTMLGAWAEQTSRIEIGALVTCNSYRNPELLADMARTVDHISDGRLILGIGSGWKQKDYDEYGYEFGTAGSRLDDLAAALPRISSRLAKLNPAPLRDIPILIGGGGEKKTLRLVAEHATMWHSFSDSSTYPRKAEILAAHCADVGRDPAAIERSAGVAGDSVESLIAEAEALADLGVTVLTVGVNGPDYDLSQAEALCRWRDQRQS is encoded by the coding sequence GTGAGCCAACCCATCCGAATCGGCGTGCAACTGCAGCCACAGCACTCCCCGCGATACAGCCATATCCGCGATGCGGTCCGCCGGTGTGAAGACCTCGGCGTCGACATCGCCTTCAACTGGGACCACTTCTTCCCGCTCTACGGCGACCCCGACGGCGCGCACTACGAGTGCTGGACCATGCTGGGCGCCTGGGCGGAGCAGACGTCGCGCATCGAGATCGGTGCCCTGGTCACCTGCAACTCGTACCGCAATCCCGAACTGCTCGCCGACATGGCGCGCACCGTCGACCACATCAGCGACGGCCGGCTCATCCTGGGCATCGGTTCGGGCTGGAAGCAGAAGGACTACGACGAGTACGGCTACGAGTTCGGCACCGCGGGCAGCCGGCTCGACGATCTCGCCGCCGCGCTGCCGCGGATCTCGTCGCGGCTGGCGAAACTGAATCCCGCTCCTCTACGCGACATCCCGATCCTCATCGGTGGCGGCGGCGAGAAGAAGACGCTGCGCCTGGTCGCCGAACACGCGACCATGTGGCACAGCTTCTCCGACAGCAGCACCTATCCGCGCAAGGCGGAGATCCTGGCTGCGCACTGCGCAGACGTCGGCCGCGATCCGGCAGCCATCGAACGTTCGGCCGGTGTGGCCGGTGACTCCGTCGAATCGCTCATCGCCGAGGCCGAGGCGCTCGCCGATCTCGGCGTGACGGTACTGACGGTCGGCGTGAACGGGCCCGACTACGACCTGTCGCAGGCGGAGGCGTTGTGCCGCTGGCGAGATCAGCGTCAGAGCTGA
- a CDS encoding GntR family transcriptional regulator, whose amino-acid sequence MPKKYGVKEKDLVVAHVVNLILTGKLRSGDRVDRNEIARALGLSRVPIQEAVVQLEHDGILSTRYHRGAFVERFDESVVREHHELHGLLTGVASARAAADPDPRVVEQLVALTDTLRTTRESRTFHEAALQYRDVITDAYAGPRLAAMIRAAQAFIPRAFWVAYLSNHDEMLPFYETETAAIRRGDPDTARAVCADRSAFMGRLMLTELVRRGVLQPAPVAF is encoded by the coding sequence ATGCCCAAGAAGTACGGGGTCAAAGAGAAAGACCTTGTCGTCGCCCACGTGGTCAATCTCATCCTGACCGGCAAACTCCGGTCCGGTGATCGGGTCGATCGCAACGAAATCGCGCGCGCCCTCGGGCTTTCCCGCGTTCCCATCCAGGAAGCCGTGGTGCAGTTGGAGCACGACGGCATCCTGTCGACCCGCTATCACCGCGGGGCGTTCGTCGAGCGCTTCGACGAGTCGGTGGTGCGCGAGCATCACGAACTGCACGGCCTGCTGACCGGGGTGGCGTCGGCGCGCGCCGCCGCCGACCCGGATCCCCGGGTGGTCGAACAGCTCGTCGCCCTGACCGACACACTGCGCACGACGCGCGAGTCCCGCACCTTCCACGAGGCCGCGCTGCAGTACCGCGATGTCATCACCGACGCCTACGCCGGACCGCGCCTGGCCGCGATGATCCGTGCGGCGCAGGCGTTCATCCCGCGCGCGTTCTGGGTCGCCTACCTGAGCAACCACGACGAGATGCTGCCGTTCTACGAAACCGAGACCGCCGCCATCCGGCGCGGCGATCCGGACACCGCGCGCGCCGTGTGCGCCGACCGCAGCGCCTTCATGGGCCGGCTCATGCTGACGGAACTGGTGCGTCGCGGGGTGCTGCAGCCGGCACCAGTTGCTTTCTGA